From a region of the Pseudoxanthomonas sp. X-1 genome:
- a CDS encoding alpha/beta hydrolase, with amino-acid sequence MKPSRLLRLGLGALSALTLSACQSLAFGVANHGLARPDASAVYDPAHQLSLDVYRPAAAVRNAPVLVYFYGGSWQHGARAHYRFVGRRLASTGAVVMVADYRLAPETIFPGFVEDGARAVAWARAHAADYGADPARVFIGGHSAGAQIAALLGTDAHYLADQGVPRSAIAGVIGLAGPYDFRISGELTEVFGPPERWPQAQPIGFVDGDEPPFLLVSGRRDTEVEPRQTRDLADRLRAAGGRVEVLWLPGGHLAPLIDLYAHHRHPALLARIRDFLRGP; translated from the coding sequence TTGAAGCCCTCCCGTCTGCTGCGCCTGGGCCTGGGCGCGCTGAGCGCGCTGACCCTGAGCGCCTGCCAGAGCCTGGCGTTCGGCGTCGCCAACCATGGCCTGGCACGGCCGGATGCCAGCGCCGTCTATGACCCGGCGCACCAGCTCTCGCTGGACGTGTATCGCCCCGCCGCCGCGGTCCGGAACGCGCCGGTGCTGGTCTACTTCTATGGCGGCAGCTGGCAGCACGGCGCCCGCGCCCACTATCGCTTCGTCGGCCGGCGGCTGGCCTCGACCGGCGCGGTGGTGATGGTGGCCGACTACCGGCTGGCGCCGGAGACGATCTTCCCCGGCTTCGTCGAGGACGGCGCGCGCGCCGTGGCCTGGGCGCGCGCGCATGCGGCCGATTACGGCGCCGATCCGGCGCGGGTGTTCATCGGCGGCCATTCGGCCGGGGCGCAGATCGCCGCCCTGCTGGGCACCGATGCGCACTACCTCGCCGATCAGGGGGTGCCACGGTCGGCGATCGCGGGGGTGATCGGACTGGCGGGGCCATACGATTTCCGGATCAGCGGGGAGCTCACCGAGGTCTTCGGGCCACCGGAGCGCTGGCCGCAGGCGCAGCCGATCGGCTTCGTCGATGGCGATGAGCCGCCATTCCTGCTGGTCAGCGGACGCAGGGACACCGAGGTCGAACCGCGCCAGACCCGGGATCTGGCGGACCGCCTGCGTGCGGCTGGCGGGCGCGTGGAGGTGCTGTGGCTGCCGGGCGGCCACCTGGCGCCGCTGATCGACCTGTACGCGCACCATCGGCACCCGGCCTTGTTGGCGCGGATCCGGGATTTCCTGCGCGGGCCGTGA
- the ybgF gene encoding tol-pal system protein YbgF yields the protein MRPIRFRLLLPALLLSLGTAPAAFAQKASLADRVAALEVRANNTQANTDLLNQITQLRQDLASLRGTVEQLQNENEQLKQRARDQYLDLDGRIGRLENGGGGAAAGTPPPAPAAGAANAAPAAAAAAAATTEAPPAVHGDAGAMAQAGDERTAYGVAFDALKKGDYADAANLFTSFLQLYPSGVYAPNALYWLGESYYVTQNYQMAADQFRALLSRYPTHDKAPGALLKLGLAQYGLGKVNEAQTTLQQVIQQYPGSDVARTADDRLHSIQVGQIR from the coding sequence ATGCGTCCCATCCGATTCCGTCTTCTCCTGCCGGCCCTGCTGCTGTCGCTGGGCACCGCGCCTGCCGCCTTCGCGCAGAAGGCCAGCCTGGCCGACCGCGTCGCCGCGCTGGAGGTCCGTGCCAACAACACGCAGGCCAATACCGACCTGCTCAACCAGATCACCCAGCTGCGCCAGGATCTGGCCAGCCTGCGCGGCACCGTCGAGCAGCTGCAGAACGAGAACGAGCAGCTCAAGCAGCGCGCGCGCGACCAGTACCTCGACCTGGACGGCCGTATCGGTCGCTTGGAGAACGGGGGCGGCGGCGCGGCCGCCGGAACGCCGCCGCCGGCACCCGCGGCGGGTGCCGCCAACGCTGCGCCGGCCGCAGCGGCCGCAGCGGCCGCGACCACCGAGGCCCCGCCCGCCGTCCATGGCGACGCCGGCGCGATGGCCCAGGCCGGCGACGAGCGCACCGCTTACGGCGTGGCCTTCGACGCGCTGAAGAAGGGCGACTACGCCGACGCGGCCAACCTGTTCACCAGCTTCCTGCAGCTGTATCCCAGCGGTGTCTATGCGCCCAACGCGCTGTACTGGCTGGGCGAGAGCTACTACGTCACCCAGAACTACCAGATGGCCGCCGACCAGTTCCGTGCGCTGCTCTCGCGCTATCCCACCCACGACAAGGCGCCGGGCGCGCTGCTCAAGCTGGGCCTGGCGCAGTACGGGCTGGGCAAGGTCAACGAGGCCCAGACCACGCTGCAGCAGGTGATCCAGCAGTACCCGGGCAGCGACGTGGCCCGCACCGCCGACGATCGCCTGCACTCGATCCAGGTCGGTCAGATCCGCTGA
- the serB gene encoding phosphoserine phosphatase SerB, translating to MTDFQAPADGLRLRHATPLPPLAHFGLIALDMDSTLITIECIDEIAAVAGLKEQVAAITEATMRGEIADFRESLLRRVALLRGVPEGALQEVYDTRLRLTPGAERLLEACRDAGLKTLLVSGGFTFFAERLRARLGLDFVRSNLLEVADGMLTGRVLPQAWGDVCDGAVKRATLLDVASLLGVDPARTIAVGDGSNDIPMMQAAGLSVAFHAKPRVREVADVSIEVGGLERLLDVLR from the coding sequence ATGACCGATTTCCAAGCACCCGCCGATGGCCTGCGACTGCGCCACGCCACGCCGCTGCCGCCGCTGGCGCACTTCGGCCTGATCGCGCTGGACATGGATTCGACCCTGATCACCATCGAGTGCATCGATGAGATCGCCGCGGTGGCCGGGCTGAAGGAGCAGGTCGCCGCGATCACCGAGGCGACGATGCGCGGGGAGATCGCCGACTTCCGCGAAAGTCTGCTGCGCCGCGTGGCGCTGCTCAGGGGCGTGCCCGAGGGCGCGCTGCAGGAGGTCTACGACACGCGCCTGCGGCTGACGCCGGGCGCCGAGCGGCTCCTCGAGGCATGCCGGGACGCGGGGCTGAAGACGCTGCTGGTGTCCGGGGGTTTCACTTTCTTCGCCGAGCGCCTGCGCGCGCGGCTGGGGCTGGACTTCGTCCGCTCCAACCTGCTGGAGGTGGCCGACGGCATGCTGACCGGACGCGTGCTGCCCCAGGCCTGGGGCGATGTCTGCGATGGGGCGGTCAAGCGCGCGACGCTGCTGGACGTGGCCTCGCTGCTGGGCGTCGACCCGGCGCGTACGATCGCGGTGGGAGATGGCTCCAACGACATTCCGATGATGCAGGCCGCGGGCCTGTCGGTGGCCTTCCACGCCAAGCCACGCGTGCGCGAGGTGGCGGATGTCTCGATCGAGGTGGGCGGCCTGGAGCGGCTGCTGGACGTGCTGCGGTAG
- the ahpC gene encoding alkyl hydroperoxide reductase subunit C — protein MSVINTEILPFKATAYKDGEFIEVSDADLKGKWSVVVFYPADFTFVCPTELEDLADHYAEFQKLGVEVYSVSTDTHFSHKAWHDTSAAIGKIKYAMIGDPTHQISKNFDVLRPAGLADRGTFIIDPQGVIQSVEITAEGIGREAGDTLRKVKAALYVASHPGEVCPAKWKEGAKTLAPSLDLVGKI, from the coding sequence ATGTCCGTCATCAACACCGAAATCCTGCCGTTCAAGGCCACCGCCTACAAGGACGGCGAGTTCATCGAAGTCTCCGATGCCGACCTGAAGGGCAAGTGGTCCGTCGTCGTGTTCTACCCGGCCGACTTCACCTTCGTCTGCCCGACCGAGCTGGAAGACCTGGCCGACCATTACGCCGAGTTCCAGAAGCTGGGCGTCGAGGTCTACTCGGTGTCCACCGACACCCATTTCTCGCACAAGGCCTGGCACGACACCTCGGCGGCGATCGGCAAGATCAAGTACGCCATGATCGGCGACCCGACCCACCAGATCTCGAAGAACTTCGACGTGCTGCGCCCGGCGGGCCTGGCCGACCGCGGCACCTTCATCATCGACCCGCAGGGCGTGATCCAGTCGGTGGAAATCACCGCCGAGGGCATCGGCCGCGAAGCCGGCGACACGCTGCGCAAGGTCAAGGCCGCCCTGTACGTGGCCTCGCACCCGGGTGAGGTCTGCCCGGCCAAGTGGAAGGAAGGCGCCAAGACCCTGGCCCCGTCGCTGGACCTGGTCGGCAAGATCTAA
- a CDS encoding LysR substrate-binding domain-containing protein — translation MNLRDLKYLVALADHMHFGRAAAASFVSQPTLSTQIKKLEDELGVSLVERAPRKVMLTPAGRDAAERARRIVAEVEQMKESARRSQDPEAGTVRLGIFPTLGPYLLPHVVPAIRARFPQLELLLVEEKSDVLLQRLREGKLDAGLLALPVDEDQLHVEFLFEEPFVLAVPEGHPLAARDSLTLDELSDQKLLLLEDGHCLREQALEVCRLSGANEKSEFRATSLETLRQMVAADVGVTLLPTLAVKPPVARSDNIHLLGFSDSHPSRRIAMVWRKSSAMSSFLMQLAQVFKDLSPALLDPFALFAPPPGRADSTARQRRA, via the coding sequence GTGAACCTGCGTGACCTCAAGTACCTGGTCGCCCTCGCCGACCACATGCATTTCGGCCGCGCCGCGGCGGCCAGCTTCGTCAGCCAGCCCACCCTGTCCACGCAGATCAAGAAGCTGGAGGACGAGCTGGGCGTGTCGCTGGTCGAGCGTGCGCCGCGCAAGGTCATGCTGACCCCGGCCGGCCGCGACGCGGCCGAGCGCGCGCGCCGGATCGTGGCCGAGGTCGAGCAGATGAAGGAATCGGCGCGCCGCAGCCAGGACCCCGAGGCCGGCACCGTGCGCCTGGGGATCTTCCCCACGCTCGGCCCCTACCTGCTGCCGCACGTGGTGCCCGCCATCCGCGCGCGCTTCCCGCAGCTGGAGCTGCTGCTGGTGGAGGAGAAGAGCGACGTGCTGCTGCAGCGGCTGCGCGAGGGCAAGCTCGACGCCGGCCTGCTGGCGCTGCCGGTGGACGAGGACCAGCTGCACGTGGAGTTCCTGTTCGAGGAGCCCTTCGTGCTGGCCGTGCCCGAGGGGCATCCGCTGGCCGCGCGCGACTCGCTGACCCTGGACGAACTGTCCGACCAGAAGCTGCTGCTGCTCGAGGACGGCCACTGCCTGCGCGAGCAGGCGCTGGAGGTGTGCCGGCTCTCGGGCGCCAACGAGAAGTCCGAGTTCCGCGCCACCAGCCTGGAAACGCTGCGCCAGATGGTCGCGGCCGACGTCGGCGTGACCCTGCTGCCGACACTGGCGGTCAAGCCGCCGGTGGCGCGCTCGGACAACATCCATCTGCTGGGTTTCAGTGATTCCCATCCCAGCCGGCGCATTGCCATGGTGTGGCGCAAGAGCTCGGCGATGTCCAGTTTCCTGATGCAGCTGGCGCAGGTCTTCAAGGACCTGTCGCCGGCGCTGCTGGATCCCTTCGCGCTCTTCGCCCCGCCGCCGGGCCGTGCCGACTCCACGGCCCGGCAACGACGCGCGTGA
- the ahpF gene encoding alkyl hydroperoxide reductase subunit F, whose translation MLDDTLKTQLKAYLERLTRPVELIASVDDSATSKEMLELLSDIVLLSDQVSLVEHRDADVHTPSFALNSPGQDIHLRFAGLPMGHEFTSLVLALLQVGGYPSKASLETIEQVQGLEGDYKFETYFSQSCQNCPDVVQALNLMAVLNPRIQHVAIDGAVFPDEVEQRQVMSVPTVYLNGETFGQGRMNLEEIVGRLDAGAAKRDAKKISAKAPYEVLVVGGGPAGSAAAIYAARKGIRTGVAAERFGGQVLDTMAIENFISVQETEGPKMAAALEAHVRQYEVDIMNLQRAEKLIPAGPDGLIEVQLANGASLRSRTVILSTGARWRQMNVPGENEYRNKGVAYCPHCDGPLFKGKRVAVIGGGNSGVEAAIDLAGIVKHVTLIEFDHKLRADEVLQRKLRSLPNVDIIVSALSTEVHGDGNKVTGLSYTDRTNEAKHTLELEGIFVQIGLLPNTEWLKDTVALSPRGEIIVDERGATNVPGVFAAGDATTVPYKQIVIAMGEGSKAALSAFDHLIRHSAPAQEPAAAKAA comes from the coding sequence ATGTTGGACGACACCCTCAAGACCCAACTCAAGGCCTACCTGGAGCGCCTGACGCGCCCGGTGGAGCTGATCGCCTCGGTGGATGACTCGGCCACCTCCAAGGAGATGCTCGAGCTGCTGAGCGACATCGTGCTGCTCTCCGACCAGGTCTCGCTGGTCGAGCACCGCGATGCCGACGTGCACACGCCTTCCTTCGCCCTCAACTCGCCGGGCCAGGACATCCACCTGCGCTTCGCGGGTCTGCCGATGGGCCATGAGTTCACCTCGCTGGTGCTCGCGCTGCTGCAGGTCGGCGGCTATCCGTCCAAGGCCTCGCTGGAGACCATCGAGCAGGTGCAGGGACTGGAAGGCGACTACAAGTTCGAGACCTACTTCTCGCAGAGCTGCCAGAACTGCCCGGACGTGGTCCAGGCCCTGAACCTGATGGCAGTGCTCAACCCCAGGATCCAGCACGTGGCCATCGACGGCGCGGTGTTCCCCGACGAGGTGGAACAGCGGCAGGTCATGTCGGTGCCGACCGTGTACCTCAATGGTGAAACCTTCGGCCAGGGTCGCATGAACCTGGAAGAGATCGTCGGGCGTCTGGACGCTGGTGCGGCCAAGCGCGATGCCAAGAAGATCTCGGCCAAGGCGCCCTATGAGGTCCTCGTGGTCGGCGGTGGCCCGGCGGGCTCGGCCGCGGCGATCTACGCCGCGCGCAAGGGCATCCGCACGGGCGTGGCCGCCGAGCGCTTCGGTGGCCAGGTGCTGGACACCATGGCGATCGAGAACTTCATCTCCGTGCAGGAGACCGAAGGTCCGAAGATGGCCGCGGCGCTGGAGGCCCACGTGCGTCAGTACGAGGTCGACATCATGAACCTGCAGCGCGCCGAGAAGCTGATCCCGGCCGGGCCCGACGGCCTGATCGAGGTGCAGCTGGCCAACGGCGCCTCGCTCAGGAGCAGGACGGTGATCCTGTCCACCGGGGCGCGCTGGCGGCAGATGAACGTGCCGGGCGAGAACGAGTACCGCAACAAGGGCGTGGCCTACTGCCCGCACTGCGACGGTCCGCTGTTCAAGGGCAAGCGCGTGGCGGTGATCGGCGGCGGCAATTCGGGCGTCGAGGCGGCCATCGATCTGGCGGGCATCGTCAAGCACGTCACGCTGATCGAGTTCGACCACAAGCTGCGTGCCGACGAGGTCCTGCAGCGCAAGCTGCGCAGTCTGCCCAACGTGGACATCATCGTCTCGGCGCTGTCCACCGAGGTGCACGGCGACGGCAACAAGGTGACCGGTCTGTCCTACACCGATCGCACCAACGAGGCCAAGCACACGCTGGAGCTGGAAGGCATCTTCGTGCAGATCGGTCTGCTGCCCAACACCGAGTGGCTCAAGGACACCGTGGCGCTGTCGCCGCGCGGGGAGATCATCGTCGACGAACGCGGCGCGACCAACGTGCCGGGCGTGTTCGCCGCCGGCGATGCCACCACCGTGCCGTACAAGCAGATCGTGATCGCGATGGGCGAAGGCTCCAAGGCCGCGCTGAGCGCCTTCGACCACCTGATCCGCCATAGCGCCCCGGCGCAGGAGCCGGCGGCCGCCAAGGCTGCCTGA
- the prmC gene encoding peptide chain release factor N(5)-glutamine methyltransferase, translated as MKTQSPERLDALLRQGATQLGGDASRFEAELLLLHALGRDRAWLFAHGSDPADPAVHDTYAALLARRASGEPIAYITGRRGFWTLDLRVSPATLIPRAETERLVELALERLPADTPTRIADLGTGSGAIALAIASERPLAQVVATDASAAALEIAQANAREHGLGQVRFVHGDWLAPLAGERFDLIASNPPYIEAGDAHLTRGDLRFEPASALASGADGLADIRRIVAQAPAHLRPGGWLLLEHGFDQGDAVRALLREVGFDEARTEQDLEHRDRVSLGRWRGEPQQA; from the coding sequence ATGAAAACCCAGTCACCCGAACGCCTGGACGCGTTGCTGCGGCAGGGCGCCACGCAGCTGGGCGGCGACGCGTCGCGCTTCGAGGCCGAACTGCTGCTGCTCCACGCCCTGGGCCGCGATCGCGCCTGGCTCTTCGCGCATGGTTCCGACCCTGCCGACCCCGCCGTGCACGATACTTACGCCGCGCTGCTGGCGCGGCGTGCGAGCGGCGAGCCGATCGCCTACATCACCGGTCGGCGCGGCTTCTGGACGCTGGACCTGCGGGTCAGCCCCGCCACGCTGATTCCGCGCGCCGAGACCGAGCGCCTGGTCGAACTGGCCCTGGAGCGCCTGCCCGCCGACACGCCTACGCGGATCGCCGATCTCGGCACTGGCAGCGGCGCGATCGCCCTGGCCATCGCCAGCGAACGACCGCTGGCGCAGGTGGTCGCCACCGACGCCAGCGCCGCCGCGCTCGAGATCGCCCAGGCCAACGCGCGCGAGCACGGCCTGGGCCAGGTGCGCTTCGTCCACGGCGACTGGCTGGCGCCGCTGGCCGGCGAGCGCTTCGACCTGATCGCCAGCAACCCGCCCTACATCGAGGCCGGCGATGCGCACCTGACGCGCGGCGACCTGCGCTTCGAGCCGGCCAGCGCGCTGGCCTCCGGCGCCGATGGCCTGGCCGACATTCGCCGCATCGTCGCCCAGGCGCCTGCGCACCTGCGCCCGGGGGGCTGGCTGCTGCTGGAACATGGCTTCGACCAGGGCGACGCGGTGCGCGCGCTGCTGCGTGAGGTGGGCTTCGACGAGGCGCGCACGGAACAGGATCTGGAACACCGCGACCGGGTGAGCCTGGGCCGGTGGCGCGGCGAGCCGCAACAGGCCTGA
- the queE gene encoding 7-carboxy-7-deazaguanine synthase QueE, producing MNAAAVPSHIEQSPQDRLKITEIFVSLQGEADAAGWPTVFVRLTGCPLRCQYCDTAYAFHGGTWWEIEDILAEVARAGVRHVCVTGGEPLAQKRCIGLLARLCDAGYDVSLETSGALDVSQVDPRVSRVVDIKTPGSAEEHRNRWDNLPLLTARDQVKFVLCSRADYEWARQVVREHALDQRCAVLFSPSKDQVSPRALADWIVEDRLPVRFQMQLHKLLWNDEPGR from the coding sequence ATGAACGCCGCCGCCGTCCCCAGCCATATCGAACAATCGCCGCAGGACCGGCTGAAGATCACCGAGATCTTCGTCTCGCTGCAGGGCGAGGCCGACGCAGCCGGCTGGCCGACGGTGTTCGTGCGCCTGACCGGCTGCCCGCTGCGCTGCCAGTACTGCGACACCGCCTACGCCTTCCACGGCGGCACCTGGTGGGAGATCGAGGACATCCTGGCCGAGGTCGCGCGCGCCGGCGTGCGCCATGTCTGCGTGACCGGCGGCGAGCCGCTGGCGCAGAAGCGCTGCATCGGCCTGCTCGCGCGGCTGTGCGATGCCGGCTACGACGTTTCGCTGGAGACCTCCGGCGCGCTGGACGTGTCGCAGGTCGATCCGCGCGTATCGCGCGTGGTGGACATCAAGACGCCGGGGTCGGCCGAGGAACACCGCAACCGCTGGGACAACCTGCCGCTGCTGACCGCGCGCGACCAGGTCAAGTTCGTGCTGTGCAGCCGCGCCGACTACGAATGGGCGCGCCAGGTGGTGCGCGAGCACGCGCTGGACCAGCGTTGCGCCGTGCTGTTCTCCCCGTCCAAGGACCAGGTGAGCCCGCGCGCGTTGGCCGACTGGATCGTCGAGGATCGCCTGCCGGTGCGCTTCCAGATGCAGCTGCACAAGCTGCTGTGGAACGACGAGCCCGGCCGCTGA
- a CDS encoding YoaK family protein, with product MISKLPRWVWSGAWVMAFTAGIVNVVALLGFGHQGVSHMTGITSEMGARAASLDLPGVAQLAGGAFFFVAGSALSGALIGDVALQLGRRYGLVLVLEACLLLASVPLMTRASVWGLWLAACACGLQNAMATTYSGAVVRTTHVSGMFTDLGLAIGHGLRRMPLPWRRLSLCVTVISGFLVGGLAGALGFHRWSYTVLIAPALICLALAGGYAVYARRVVAGASAEERA from the coding sequence ATGATTTCCAAACTGCCGCGCTGGGTCTGGTCCGGTGCCTGGGTCATGGCCTTCACCGCCGGCATCGTCAATGTCGTGGCGCTGCTGGGGTTCGGCCACCAGGGCGTGAGCCACATGACCGGCATCACCTCGGAGATGGGCGCGCGCGCGGCTTCGCTGGATCTGCCGGGCGTGGCGCAGCTGGCCGGCGGTGCGTTCTTCTTCGTCGCCGGCAGTGCGCTCAGCGGGGCGCTGATCGGCGATGTCGCCCTGCAGCTGGGGCGGCGCTACGGCTTGGTGCTGGTGCTGGAGGCCTGCCTGCTGCTGGCGTCGGTGCCGCTGATGACGCGCGCCTCGGTGTGGGGCCTGTGGCTGGCGGCCTGCGCCTGCGGCCTGCAGAACGCGATGGCCACCACCTACAGCGGCGCGGTGGTGCGCACCACGCACGTCTCCGGCATGTTCACCGACCTGGGGCTGGCCATCGGCCACGGGCTGCGGCGCATGCCGCTGCCGTGGCGCCGGCTGTCGCTGTGCGTGACGGTCATCTCCGGCTTCTTGGTCGGCGGCCTGGCCGGCGCGCTCGGCTTCCACCGCTGGTCGTATACGGTGCTGATCGCGCCGGCGCTGATCTGCCTGGCGCTCGCCGGCGGGTACGCGGTCTATGCGCGGCGCGTGGTGGCGGGCGCGTCCGCGGAAGAGCGCGCCTAG
- a CDS encoding DUF922 domain-containing protein — MLALTTSAYAGTVQENRKDSTYTVTGRDGHEILASMAAWSKRAKAQLGKDDGPAEETLAGLTRAKMRLDYVLRQSSEGCRIMQARVGIGISVALPVWTPDPRASVATREFWRDFQHRVQVHEEHHVAIARRYARQLADSVERIQASSCSTAERMAKRQGEAIVAQLRKAQADFDKVDGHLKLSWARPDSAVERGLSNPRAGKSLAWAAFFVAYGIGACYLWAFMARRQTGAERARKGPGLQDDIVAGACIFATALLPPLAMLVMERGSVGGPAVLVFLLAWVCALAPAAVVAGRITAGSRRR; from the coding sequence ATGCTCGCCCTGACCACCAGCGCATACGCCGGCACGGTCCAGGAGAACCGCAAGGACTCCACCTATACCGTGACCGGGCGCGATGGCCACGAGATCCTTGCCTCCATGGCGGCGTGGAGCAAGCGGGCCAAGGCCCAGCTGGGAAAGGACGACGGGCCGGCCGAAGAAACACTCGCTGGCCTGACGCGCGCGAAGATGCGGCTCGATTATGTTCTGCGTCAGTCGTCCGAAGGGTGCCGCATCATGCAGGCGCGGGTGGGGATCGGCATCTCGGTCGCACTGCCTGTCTGGACGCCTGATCCCAGGGCGTCAGTGGCAACCCGGGAGTTCTGGCGCGATTTCCAGCATCGGGTGCAGGTCCACGAGGAGCACCATGTGGCGATCGCCCGCCGCTATGCGCGCCAGCTGGCGGACTCGGTCGAGCGCATCCAGGCCTCTTCATGCTCGACTGCCGAGCGGATGGCCAAGCGTCAGGGTGAGGCGATCGTCGCGCAGCTGCGCAAAGCGCAAGCGGATTTCGACAAGGTCGATGGGCACCTGAAGCTTTCATGGGCGAGGCCGGATTCCGCAGTGGAACGAGGGCTGTCGAACCCGCGGGCGGGCAAGTCGCTGGCGTGGGCGGCGTTCTTCGTCGCGTATGGCATCGGAGCCTGCTACCTCTGGGCGTTCATGGCGCGCAGGCAGACGGGGGCCGAACGAGCCCGGAAGGGCCCGGGACTGCAGGACGACATCGTCGCGGGCGCCTGCATCTTCGCCACCGCACTGCTTCCGCCGTTGGCCATGCTGGTGATGGAGCGCGGAAGTGTGGGCGGGCCTGCGGTGCTGGTTTTCCTTCTGGCTTGGGTGTGCGCGCTCGCGCCGGCAGCCGTCGTCGCAGGACGCATCACGGCTGGATCCCGTCGGCGTTAG
- the queC gene encoding 7-cyano-7-deazaguanine synthase QueC, which yields MKNAVVLLSGGMDSAVVLAIAREQGLRTHALSVQYGQRHTSELDAAARVAQQLGAAAHKVVHVDLRSIGGSALTDDIEVPQAGGEGIPVTYVPARNTIMLSVALGWAEVLGAADIFCGVNAVDYSGYPDCRPEFISAFQTLANLATKAGVEGAGLRVHAPLQFMSKADIVREGVRLGVDFGATVSCYNADASGAACGHCDACRLRAAGFADAGVPDPTRYA from the coding sequence ATGAAAAATGCAGTCGTCCTCCTCTCCGGGGGCATGGATTCGGCCGTCGTCCTGGCCATCGCCCGCGAACAGGGTCTCCGCACGCACGCGCTGAGCGTGCAGTACGGACAGCGCCACACCTCCGAACTCGACGCCGCCGCGCGCGTGGCGCAGCAGCTCGGCGCCGCCGCGCACAAGGTCGTCCACGTCGACCTGCGCAGCATCGGCGGCTCGGCGCTGACCGACGACATCGAGGTGCCGCAGGCCGGTGGCGAAGGCATCCCGGTCACCTATGTGCCGGCGCGCAACACCATCATGCTGTCCGTGGCCCTGGGCTGGGCCGAAGTGCTCGGCGCGGCCGATATCTTCTGCGGCGTCAACGCGGTGGACTACTCCGGCTATCCGGACTGCCGGCCCGAGTTCATCTCCGCCTTCCAGACGCTGGCCAACCTGGCGACCAAGGCGGGCGTGGAAGGGGCCGGCCTGCGCGTGCATGCGCCGCTGCAGTTCATGAGCAAGGCCGACATCGTGCGCGAGGGCGTGCGCCTGGGCGTGGACTTCGGTGCCACCGTGTCCTGCTACAACGCCGATGCCAGCGGAGCCGCCTGCGGGCACTGCGACGCCTGCCGCCTGCGCGCGGCGGGCTTCGCCGATGCCGGCGTGCCCGATCCCACGCGCTACGCCTGA
- a CDS encoding transaldolase codes for MSAPSKLQQLRELSVVVADTGDFDAIKRLKPVDCTTNPTLVKKALDLPVYADLIDEQIAWARGQVEVTDALVAEVADRLTVGVGTKLSGLIEGRVSTEVDADLAYDTAASVAKAKKFIAMYADNGVPKDRVLIKLASTWEGVEACRQLQAEGIDCNCTLIFNPTQALACAEADAFLISPFVGRILDWYKAHGQAPASIDEDQGVVFVRGVYDTFKRRGIKTVVMGASFRSTEQIEALAGCDRLTISPDLLDKLDADHGELPRKLTPAKAEGGSHTPVDAARFKADVEADPMAKEKLADGIRIFAEDLKSLRKTIADRLA; via the coding sequence ATGAGTGCCCCAAGCAAACTGCAGCAGCTGCGCGAACTGTCCGTGGTCGTGGCCGACACCGGCGACTTCGACGCGATCAAGCGCCTCAAGCCGGTGGACTGCACCACCAACCCGACCCTGGTGAAGAAGGCGCTGGATCTGCCGGTGTATGCCGACCTGATCGATGAGCAGATCGCCTGGGCGCGCGGCCAGGTCGAGGTCACCGATGCGCTGGTCGCCGAAGTCGCCGATCGCCTCACCGTCGGCGTGGGCACCAAGCTCTCCGGCCTGATCGAGGGCCGTGTATCGACCGAGGTCGACGCCGACCTGGCCTACGACACCGCGGCCAGCGTGGCCAAGGCGAAGAAGTTCATCGCCATGTACGCCGACAACGGCGTGCCCAAGGATCGCGTGCTGATCAAGCTCGCCTCGACCTGGGAAGGCGTGGAAGCCTGCCGCCAGCTGCAGGCCGAAGGCATCGACTGCAACTGCACGCTGATCTTCAATCCGACCCAGGCGCTGGCCTGCGCCGAGGCCGACGCGTTCCTGATCTCGCCGTTCGTGGGCCGCATCCTGGACTGGTACAAGGCCCACGGCCAGGCGCCGGCCAGCATCGACGAGGACCAGGGCGTGGTGTTCGTGCGCGGCGTCTACGACACCTTCAAGCGCCGCGGCATCAAGACCGTGGTGATGGGCGCCTCGTTCCGCTCGACCGAGCAGATCGAGGCCCTGGCCGGCTGCGACCGCCTGACCATCTCGCCGGACCTGCTGGACAAGCTCGATGCCGACCACGGCGAGCTACCGCGCAAGCTGACGCCCGCCAAGGCCGAAGGCGGTAGCCACACGCCGGTGGATGCGGCCAGGTTCAAGGCCGACGTCGAAGCCGACCCGATGGCCAAGGAGAAGCTGGCCGACGGCATCCGCATCTTCGCCGAAGACCTCAAGAGCCTGCGCAAGACCATCGCCGACCGCCTGGCTTGA